CATTCCCCCAAGCATGACAATCATGTTTGTAAATGCCATAGCTGTACCTGCAGCCTCTCCAGGACTCAATTCCCTTCCCACCGCAAATACAATCGCTTGCGCACTATAAAATAAGCCTAAGAAAAACATGAGTATTTGTACATTAGTTTCAGTTAAACCAGGGAAGTACAGAATGACTAGCATAAGAACAGTAGCGATACTTGCACCTAGAAACATAGGCAACTTTCTACGCCCTATGCGGTCAGAAAAATAACCCATTAGTGGGGCGCCTATGGTAAAGCCCAAAAAGAGCAATGAGTTTGCTAAACCAGCGGCATGCGCAGATAAGCCGTGTGCATGTCTTAAATAGGGAATGCCCCATAACTCAGCAAAAACAGTTGTCGGCAAATAAACCATACAACCGTACAATCCATTAATCCATATTTGTTTATTGCTCAATATTATATTTAAATCAATTAAGCCGATTTTAAAATTAGAAACAGTACCACTTTGTCTATACCGACCTTTTTTATCATGGATGCCTAACCATAAAACAAAAGTTAATACGATCCCAAAAAATGCCGTCATATTTAGGGTTTTAATCCATCCCAATTTAGTGACGAAAAGCTCTAAAAAATTATCCCCCAGCATGGCACCGACTGTTCCTAATGCTGAGGTAATTCCAGAGACCATAGCGAGTTTATTCTCAGGCAACCAAATTGTAGCAAGTTTTAATACTCCCACAAAGGCAAAAGCAGAGCCTAATCCTACTAAAAATCGTCCTGAAGCTGCAACCCAAAACGAGGTTGTACCTGTGAATAAAAATGTTCCAACGACGCAAATGAAACAGGCTACAGTTAACAATCTTCGAGGACCATAGCGATCCATCATAATCCCTACAGGTAATTGCATAGGGACATATGCATAATAATATATAGATGAAATGTGCCCAAAACCTGTTGCAGACAAATTAAAATGCTCACGTAGAGCAGTTTCCATGACACTAGGTGCTATTCGAAGCAAATATTCGTAACTGTAAAATACCGCTCCAAGACCACAAATAAGCCATCCAATTAATGCGTAATTTCTCCGGTTTTCAGAAAGCAAAGTAATCTCCTTAACTATTTGTTAGGCAAGAACAAGCACTGTTTCAAAATTCAACAGTGAAATTCATACCTACAATTCACCTATTTTTATCCCGAGCGCAAACAGGAACATCTCACATGGCATACTGCTACACCTTGAGATCCCTCATGCATTCGGGATGCTACTTTTATTCTAAATTACAACTTACTTGATTCGCGCCGCTTGCTATTGCAGCTTCAGCCACAGCAGCAGGGACTCGTTCTCTTAAACGAGGGTCAATAGGCTTGGGAATGATGTAGTTAGGGCCAAAATCCCAATGCGTAACACCTGGGTAATTATCCTTCACTACCTGGGGAACAGGCTCATGCACCAGTTGACGGATAGCTTCAACTGCCGCAATTTGCATCGATTGATTAATACACTTGGCACGTACATCCAACGCACCACGAAAAATATAGGGAAAACACAACACATTATTGACTTGGTTAGGATAGTCACTACGTCCAGTAGCAATAACCAAATCATTACGTACTTGAAATGCTAATTCAGGTCTGATTTCAGGGTCAGGGTTAGATAAAGCAAAAATAACAGGCTTAGGTGCCATCAATTTTAATAGATCTGCGTCCAACAAATTCGGTTTGGCAACTCCAATAAATACATCTGCATCTACCAGTGCATCAGCTAGAGTCCGGCATTCAGTCGTACGTGCAAAAGCAAATTTATAAGCATTTAGATCGGCACGACCTGAATGGATAACTCCCTTAGTATCCAAAAGTAACATATTCTCTTTATGGGCGCCCATTGCAACAAGCAATCGCATCGAAGCAATTCCCGCAGCTCCTGCACCAATACATACAATTTTGGCATCGGATAATTTTTTTTGCTGCAATTCAAGGGCATTTAGCAAAGCTGCGGCAACCACTATAGCAGTACCATGCTGGTCATCATGAAATACAGGAATATTCAATTGCTCAATTAACGCCTGCTCAATCTCAAAACATTCCGGAGCTTTAAGATCTTCTAGGTTAATTCCTCCGAAAGTGGGGGCAATACGTTTGGCTGTGGAGATAAATGCTTGAGAATCATGAGCATCAATTTCGATGTCAAATACATCAATACCTGCAAAACGCTTAAATAAAACAGCTTTACCTTCCATAACTGGTTTACTCGCAAGAGGTCCAAGATCCCCCAAACCCAGCACCGCAGTACCATTAGTCATTACCGCAACTAAATTTCCCTTATTAGTGTAACGATAAGCATCTTCGGGGTTTTCTGCTATTGCAATCACCGGGGCAGCAACACCCGGTGTATAAGCTAGAGACAAATCACTCTGAGAGTCAGTTGATTTGGTAATATGAACACCAAGTTTTCCGGGAGTTGGAAACTCATGATAATCCAATGCGCACTGCTTTAAAACGTCATTATCCAAAGTACTCACTCTCTTACACAGAAATAAAACTTAAGTAAGGTCAAAAAATCCTACCAACCATTATTCAATTTATTGTACAACCATTGTGCTACAGGCACACAAACATCTGACTATGAACCCTTACTAAAATATAAGAGAAACAGCCAATGGATGATAAGATGGAGACAATAATTGGACGTCAAGAACCTGCGACACCGAAATTAGCATTGCAGGAACAATCTGTCAATAAGATATACTTCGAATGAAGTATATTCAAATAAGGCGCAAATAACGCGCGCCTTATTTCGTTTCTTCTTTAGCAGCTTGAGTAGAACGCTGGCTATAACGATCACGGAACTTCTGAACACGACCACCAGTATCTACTAATTTTTGTTTACCAGTATAAAAGGGATGACATTGTGAGCATACTTCAATGTTCAAATCTTTACATAAAGTTGAACGAGTTTCAAATTCCTCACCGCAACTGCATATTACTTTAACTTTTTTATATTCTGGATGAATTGATGCCTTCATAATACGACTCTCTATAGTTTAAATAAGTATCGCCACCTGAACCCAACGCCAGGCACCATACTCTGTACAAATGACGCAAAACAATAGCAGAAAAACTGTTGTAAAGCAATTTTTATCAAAAGGAAACCGCGGTTATACCCTCTTGGTCTATTAAATGAAACAATGATCTTAATATTTCAACATCATTGAAACAAAATAGGCACGATTGGTCTACGCTTATAAAAACGAATTAATTTAACAGGAGTTAAAATGAAAAAACTGGAACTCTATAAGCTTGAAACACCAAATGACCTCGATATAAGGGATCGTCGCAAAATTGCTGAGGCGGTTAATCCTCTTTTGGCTGATACATTTGCCTTATTTGTTAAAACCAAAAATTTCCATTGGCATATGACAGGACCTCATTATCGGGATTATCATCTTTTATTAGATGAGCAAAGTGAACAAATTTTTGCGATGATTGATGTTTTAGCCGAACGGGTACGCAAATTAGGAGAACGGACAATTCACTCTATTGGAGAGATTAAACAATTACAAACGCTTCGAGATACCAATGAAACCCTTTCTGCAGAGGATATGCTGCAAAATCTACTGGAAGATAATAAAGGGTTCTTAAAAAATTTACGAAAAGTTCATGAGGTATGTAGCAAAAAAAATGATTTCGCTACAACGAGTATCTTGGAAGTTTATATTGATGAAACAGAACGACGAATTTGGTTTCTATTTGAAACCTTGCAAAATAAGTAATGAAATTCTAATGTGCCTGGGTGAAGGCGAAGCCGGAACCCGGGTTCATAAACTCATCTACCCTACCCGATTTCTACTCCGCTACATTTAACTCACAATAAGATCTAGCTCAACCCATACAGGTGCGTGATCGGAAGGCCTTTCTGATTTACGTGGCTCCTTATCAATCACTGCTTGCCTACATAACCCATTAAGTGTTTTACTCAATAAAATATGATCAATACGTAAGCCTCGGTTACGTCTAAATGCCCCCGCACGATAATCCCACCAACTGAATATTTGTTCCTCCTGCATAAAATTTCTAAAACTGTCATGTAAGCCAAGTTGTAATAATTGCATAAAGGCTTCTCGTTCAGCAGGACTAACCAATACAGATCCAATCCATTCAGCAGGATCATGGACATCTCGATCTTCAGGAGCGATATTAAAATCTCCAACTACAGCTAAATTGGGGAAAAGACTCATTTGCTGCTGAATAAAAGCAGTAACTTTTTGCAACCAATTTAATTTGTATTGATATTTATCTGAAGTTAATTCAGACCCATTAGGAACATACAAATTGATCAAGCGAATACCTGCGATCGTAACCACCAAAATACGTCGTTGTGGATCAATGAAATCAGGGATATCCATGAGAACATCAGAAAAAGGATACCGACTTATTACAGCAACGCCGTTGTATGTCTTCTGTCCTGAAAATACAACATGATAGCCTTTTTCTATAAATGGGGTTATAGGGAAATTCTCATCAAGCAATTTTGTTTCTTGGAGCGCAAGAACATCCACACGCGAAGAATCAAACCATTCCAAAACTTGATCCAACCGTATCTTCAAAGAATTCACATTCCAGCTTGCTAATTTAAGCACACCAATCTCCTTTATATTCAATTAACAAAGGAGCGTGATCTGATAAGCGGGGTTCACGAAAAATTCGACTGTCGACTACATGTTCTGTTAACCCAGGAGTAACCACTTGATAATCTATTCTCCACCCAACATTTTTGTCCCATGCACGTCCTCTAAAAGACCACCAAGTATATTGCTCTTCTTGTTGATTATGCACACGAAATGCATCAACAAAACCCATGGCTCCAAACAATTTATCCATCCAAGCCCGTTCTTCAGGTAAAAATCCAGAATTTTTCTGATTGCCTCGCCAGTTTTTTAAATCGATTTGTTTATGGGCAATATTATAATCACCACACACAATCAACTCCCGTCCCTCATTTTTTAATCGAATCAAATGCTCAGCAAATTGTTCGAGAAAACCATACTTGACCGTTTGACGCTCCTCACCACTAGTTCCAGAAGGTAAATAAAGCGAGACAATACTAAATTTTGGATAATCAAATTGAATGTAGCGACCTTCATTATCGCAATAATCAAAACCCATACCTCTTACGATACGATTCGGTTTGTGCCGTGCATAAATTGCCACTCCACTATACCCTTTCTTTTGTGCTGAATAATAATCACAGAAATAATCGCGTGGATAATATAATTCCTCCGGAATTAATTGTTCTGGCTGTGCCTTCGTTTCTTGTATACAAACAAAATCAGCATCTTGCATCGCAAGCCACTCATAAAATCCATTACGCGCTGCTGAACGTATCCCATTGGCATTAAAACTAATTACTTTCATTTTTTTCACTCAATTTATTTATTGCAGCCCGGACAAATCAAGAACGCCCAAATGCTATCATAAAAACTCTTTACTACGCTTTTAATTACCCCAATTAATGCTCATTATTTTTGCACAATTTAAGAGCAGCTCGTGCCAAACGTTCACCTAAATGGCGGGCTAGATTAATTTCATCCTGACTCAGAGGTCGATCATTTGCAACGCCAGAAACATGCGTCGCACCGTAGGGTGTTCCACCACTCACTGTATCATTCAAAGAGGACTCCGAATAAGGCACGCCCAATAAAATCATCCCTTGATGCAATAAAGGTAACATCATACTTAATAATGTAGTTTCCTGGCCTCCATGCATACTTGCAGAAGAAGAGAAAACGCAAGCTGGTTTATCTACTAAATCACCTGCCAGCCACAAAGAGGAAGTACTGTCCAGAAAATATTTCAAAGGAGCAGCCATATTTCCAAAACGGGTCGGGCTACCTAAAGCTAGTCCATGACACTGACGCAAATCATCTAAAGTTACATAAGGCGCCCCCTCATCTGGAATCGTCTTATCAACTGCTTCACAGGTAGTAGAAACAGGGGGAACCGTTCTTAAACGTGCTTCAATCCCCCCAACACGTTCTACACCACGCGCAAGATATTGTGCTAATTGCGCTACCGAACCGGTGCGCGAATAATATAAAACTAAAACATAAGGATTAGACATCAAACAACTCCATTACCTTAAATTGAGGAAGCAGTTGGGTTTGGACAAATAGTACAGAACCTATCGGGTTTTTACTGATCATAACGGCTCAACTGCTTTTTCCAGGTTAAAATTTAAAATCATACTTTAATTGCGCTTCCAATTTCATTTCAATAAACTTTATTAGCTGATACAAAGCTCCTCCTTTTCTAGGTTTTAAGGTTTTCAAATCAGAGACAATATCATCAGCTGAATCATAATAATTATTAACTGCCATATTCGCGATTATTTTACTTACTGCACGAACGTGATGTCTATTCCAATATCCTGCAATCATACGTCCAATGAAGGAACCGAATAAACAATTTTCTTTAGTATAATCGATAAGCAATGCTTTGATTCTTCTATGATTTGAATTTCCCTTACTTTTATCCCAAATATTGGTATAAGCCTTGGAATCTAAAGGAAATTTGTGAGAATTAAAAAATGAATATGCTCTTACACCAATACAGGAAGAATGAGATTCATCATTTTCGGAAGAATCATCGGTGCCTTCTTCTAACTCAAGATCTTCACTTCTTATTGTAGCAATAGAACTCGGTTGATGTGACATTTTTTTCTCCTCCGTGAGAACAGCCGTTTTATAGAACTTGCAGTTTCTCTTTAATCACATACCAAAATTACAATTGAATCAAGTCCTGCGAAAATTAAAAAAGGTATAGCATTGAAGATTTGAAGGGGGGTTGATAGGTCATCAGAGAACTAGCGAAACCCGTGAAGGGACAATAGATTTATTGCATAATACGGGTTCGCTATGTGAGTCTCAGACTGCTCTATTATAGAATATAACGGGCTAAATCATCGTCGGCTACCAGCTGTCCGAGATTTTTTTCAACATATGCTTTATCCACATGAACAGATTCACCTGCTTTATCTGTAGCTTCAAACGAAACGACTTCTAATAACCGTTCCATCACGGTATAGAGCCTACGCGCGCCAATATTTTCTGTACGCTCGTTTACTTGCCAAGCTACTTCGGCAATCCTTCTAATTCCTGACTCATCAAAAGTTAGTGTCAATCCTTCAGTAGCCATTAAAGCACTGTATTGCAGTGTTAGTGATGCAGTAGGTTCTGTGAGAATACGCACGAAATCTTCAACAGAAAGGGCAGATAATTCAACTCGGATAGGCAATCTTCCTTGTAATTCAGCAATCAAATCAGACGGCTTAGCAACATGGAATGCCCCAGATGCAATAAATAAAATATGATCCGAACGAATCATACCGTATTTTGTGGTCACCGAAGTTCCTTCAACTAAGGGTAATAAATCTCTTTGTACGCCTTCACGAGAAACATCCCCGCCCCCTGCATTCTCAGTTCGTCGTGCTACTTTATCCAACTCATCGATAAAGACAATCCCATTTTGTTCCACATTTTCTATGGCATGAGTCTTAATATCATCCTCATTAATGAGCTTAGCCGCCTCTTCTTCACGTAAAATCTGCATCGCCTTACCTATAGTCATTTTACGTGTTTTTGTACGGTGAGTGCCCACTTGTTGAAACATGGATTGTAATTGGCTTGTCATTTCTTCCATGCCTGGAGGAGCCATAATTTCAATGCCAATAGGTGTTGCTGAAATTTCTATTTCAATTTCATTCTCATTAAGAATCCCTTCACGCAATTGCTTACGAAAGACTTGTCTGGCTGTACTGTCTTTTTCACTAGGTGTTAAACTGCCGCGGGCGGGCGGAAGCAATACATCCAGAATACGCTCTTCAGCCGCATCTTCAGCCAAGTGCTCTACTTTTTTCATCGCAAATTCACGCTCTTGTTTTACCGCGATATCTGCCAAATCACGCAAAATAGAATCTACATCGCGTCCAACATACCCCACCTCGGTAAATTTTGTTGCTTCGACTTTGATGAAAGGAGCACGTGCTAATTTAGCTAAACGTCGAGCAATTTCCGTTTTACCCACACCAGTGGGCCCAATCATAAGAATATTTTTAGGCATGATTTCATTGCGCAAAGCGGTATCTTTAATATTCATACGTCGCCAACGATTACGTAATGCAATTGCTACTGCCCTTTTCGCATCATCCTGGCCAATAATATATTTATCCAATTCCTGGACAATTTCACGAGGAGTCATCACTTCTCGAATAACCTCACGAGGAGTCATCTTGCTGTTATTTGTCGCCATTATTTAATTCTTCTATAGTTAAATTGTTATTGGTATAAATACAGATATCGCCAGCAATGTTTAATGCTTTACGCACTATCTCTA
The DNA window shown above is from Legionella sp. PC997 and carries:
- a CDS encoding MFS transporter, translated to MLSENRRNYALIGWLICGLGAVFYSYEYLLRIAPSVMETALREHFNLSATGFGHISSIYYYAYVPMQLPVGIMMDRYGPRRLLTVACFICVVGTFLFTGTTSFWVAASGRFLVGLGSAFAFVGVLKLATIWLPENKLAMVSGITSALGTVGAMLGDNFLELFVTKLGWIKTLNMTAFFGIVLTFVLWLGIHDKKGRYRQSGTVSNFKIGLIDLNIILSNKQIWINGLYGCMVYLPTTVFAELWGIPYLRHAHGLSAHAAGLANSLLFLGFTIGAPLMGYFSDRIGRRKLPMFLGASIATVLMLVILYFPGLTETNVQILMFFLGLFYSAQAIVFAVGRELSPGEAAGTAMAFTNMIVMLGGMLLQPLVGHLLDFSYSVRSGTSLSSALVVENVNKLYNVTDYRIALAFIPLSMFIAALLTFFLRETHAHAPK
- a CDS encoding malic enzyme-like NAD(P)-binding protein, encoding MDNDVLKQCALDYHEFPTPGKLGVHITKSTDSQSDLSLAYTPGVAAPVIAIAENPEDAYRYTNKGNLVAVMTNGTAVLGLGDLGPLASKPVMEGKAVLFKRFAGIDVFDIEIDAHDSQAFISTAKRIAPTFGGINLEDLKAPECFEIEQALIEQLNIPVFHDDQHGTAIVVAAALLNALELQQKKLSDAKIVCIGAGAAGIASMRLLVAMGAHKENMLLLDTKGVIHSGRADLNAYKFAFARTTECRTLADALVDADVFIGVAKPNLLDADLLKLMAPKPVIFALSNPDPEIRPELAFQVRNDLVIATGRSDYPNQVNNVLCFPYIFRGALDVRAKCINQSMQIAAVEAIRQLVHEPVPQVVKDNYPGVTHWDFGPNYIIPKPIDPRLRERVPAAVAEAAIASGANQVSCNLE
- the rpmE gene encoding 50S ribosomal protein L31, coding for MKASIHPEYKKVKVICSCGEEFETRSTLCKDLNIEVCSQCHPFYTGKQKLVDTGGRVQKFRDRYSQRSTQAAKEETK
- a CDS encoding Dps family protein, with product MKKLELYKLETPNDLDIRDRRKIAEAVNPLLADTFALFVKTKNFHWHMTGPHYRDYHLLLDEQSEQIFAMIDVLAERVRKLGERTIHSIGEIKQLQTLRDTNETLSAEDMLQNLLEDNKGFLKNLRKVHEVCSKKNDFATTSILEVYIDETERRIWFLFETLQNK
- the xth gene encoding exodeoxyribonuclease III, with amino-acid sequence MLKLASWNVNSLKIRLDQVLEWFDSSRVDVLALQETKLLDENFPITPFIEKGYHVVFSGQKTYNGVAVISRYPFSDVLMDIPDFIDPQRRILVVTIAGIRLINLYVPNGSELTSDKYQYKLNWLQKVTAFIQQQMSLFPNLAVVGDFNIAPEDRDVHDPAEWIGSVLVSPAEREAFMQLLQLGLHDSFRNFMQEEQIFSWWDYRAGAFRRNRGLRIDHILLSKTLNGLCRQAVIDKEPRKSERPSDHAPVWVELDLIVS
- a CDS encoding exodeoxyribonuclease III, producing the protein MKVISFNANGIRSAARNGFYEWLAMQDADFVCIQETKAQPEQLIPEELYYPRDYFCDYYSAQKKGYSGVAIYARHKPNRIVRGMGFDYCDNEGRYIQFDYPKFSIVSLYLPSGTSGEERQTVKYGFLEQFAEHLIRLKNEGRELIVCGDYNIAHKQIDLKNWRGNQKNSGFLPEERAWMDKLFGAMGFVDAFRVHNQQEEQYTWWSFRGRAWDKNVGWRIDYQVVTPGLTEHVVDSRIFREPRLSDHAPLLIEYKGDWCA
- the wrbA gene encoding NAD(P)H:quinone oxidoreductase; translation: MSNPYVLVLYYSRTGSVAQLAQYLARGVERVGGIEARLRTVPPVSTTCEAVDKTIPDEGAPYVTLDDLRQCHGLALGSPTRFGNMAAPLKYFLDSTSSLWLAGDLVDKPACVFSSSASMHGGQETTLLSMMLPLLHQGMILLGVPYSESSLNDTVSGGTPYGATHVSGVANDRPLSQDEINLARHLGERLARAALKLCKNNEH
- a CDS encoding DUF5617 domain-containing protein, with protein sequence MSHQPSSIATIRSEDLELEEGTDDSSENDESHSSCIGVRAYSFFNSHKFPLDSKAYTNIWDKSKGNSNHRRIKALLIDYTKENCLFGSFIGRMIAGYWNRHHVRAVSKIIANMAVNNYYDSADDIVSDLKTLKPRKGGALYQLIKFIEMKLEAQLKYDFKF
- the hslU gene encoding ATP-dependent protease ATPase subunit HslU, which codes for MATNNSKMTPREVIREVMTPREIVQELDKYIIGQDDAKRAVAIALRNRWRRMNIKDTALRNEIMPKNILMIGPTGVGKTEIARRLAKLARAPFIKVEATKFTEVGYVGRDVDSILRDLADIAVKQEREFAMKKVEHLAEDAAEERILDVLLPPARGSLTPSEKDSTARQVFRKQLREGILNENEIEIEISATPIGIEIMAPPGMEEMTSQLQSMFQQVGTHRTKTRKMTIGKAMQILREEEAAKLINEDDIKTHAIENVEQNGIVFIDELDKVARRTENAGGGDVSREGVQRDLLPLVEGTSVTTKYGMIRSDHILFIASGAFHVAKPSDLIAELQGRLPIRVELSALSVEDFVRILTEPTASLTLQYSALMATEGLTLTFDESGIRRIAEVAWQVNERTENIGARRLYTVMERLLEVVSFEATDKAGESVHVDKAYVEKNLGQLVADDDLARYIL